One Vulcanisaeta thermophila genomic region harbors:
- a CDS encoding AAA family ATPase encodes MPLGTCINVEAFERIRNVYAKLNSMFYKYEDEVLGSLMATLSRENYLLVGPPGTAKTTLVYALSKFLNAKWFYRQLTKFTDLEEILGPINIAKLLDGKVERIYTNSIVESEFALLDEIFNASSAILNTLLSILNERVVYDGDKVVPVKTWTVFGATNRIPDEEELQALYDRFPLRVFTEWVSPDETEPLIIKGWELRAELERIEPVATMDDVQTANKVIIQYVHDHIRDISKVISPIISNYVEHIPISNRTRVKVPMYVMTYLILNGIDITTAEINPVILRVGTIKVLKYLVNNKDQLNDYSSFATVHMPEDLLRLSELLSEAKALINNEVYNEARERIRNAKELLSQLRSKWDAVTLRLYSNEISEMEDLLKRLEEALEQGRR; translated from the coding sequence ATGCCACTGGGTACTTGCATTAATGTGGAAGCCTTTGAGAGGATTAGGAATGTTTATGCGAAATTGAATAGTATGTTTTATAAGTATGAAGATGAGGTCCTGGGCTCCCTAATGGCAACCCTGTCCAGGGAGAACTACCTACTCGTGGGTCCACCGGGCACTGCAAAGACAACCCTGGTCTACGCACTGTCCAAGTTCCTCAATGCCAAGTGGTTCTATAGGCAGTTGACTAAGTTTACGGATCTTGAGGAGATCCTGGGGCCCATTAATATTGCTAAGTTGCTTGATGGTAAGGTGGAGCGTATCTACACAAACTCCATAGTGGAGAGTGAGTTTGCGCTGCTTGATGAGATATTCAATGCATCCAGCGCCATCTTGAATACCCTACTTTCAATTCTAAATGAAAGGGTGGTGTATGACGGTGACAAGGTGGTCCCTGTGAAGACCTGGACGGTGTTTGGAGCAACGAACAGGATCCCTGATGAGGAGGAGCTCCAGGCACTTTATGATAGATTCCCACTGAGGGTCTTCACGGAGTGGGTTAGCCCTGACGAGACCGAGCCATTGATAATCAAGGGTTGGGAGTTAAGGGCTGAGTTGGAGAGGATTGAGCCCGTGGCAACCATGGATGACGTCCAAACGGCCAATAAGGTCATTATTCAGTATGTGCATGACCACATTAGGGATATATCCAAGGTCATAAGCCCCATAATCTCTAACTACGTGGAGCACATACCCATTAGTAATAGGACCAGGGTTAAGGTGCCCATGTACGTAATGACGTACCTAATTCTAAACGGCATTGACATAACAACCGCGGAGATAAACCCGGTAATCCTCAGGGTGGGGACCATAAAGGTCCTCAAATACCTAGTGAATAATAAGGACCAGTTGAATGATTACTCCTCCTTCGCCACTGTTCACATGCCCGAGGACCTCCTGAGGCTCAGCGAATTGCTCAGCGAGGCCAAGGCTTTGATTAATAATGAGGTTTATAATGAGGCCAGGGAGAGGATTAGGAACGCCAAGGAATTACTGAGTCAGTTGAGGTCCAAGTGGGATGCGGTGACCCTGAGGCTATACTCCAATGAGATAAGTGAGATGGAGGACCTACTAAAGAGGCTTGAGGAGGCGCTGGAGCAGGGAAGGAGGTAA